A DNA window from Ctenopharyngodon idella isolate HZGC_01 chromosome 10, HZGC01, whole genome shotgun sequence contains the following coding sequences:
- the LOC127521159 gene encoding gastrula zinc finger protein XlCGF7.1-like, whose protein sequence is MDGLMEKSEEEVKHHVKTGDKTHSQTESISSLERRDKKCFTCRQCGKSFTHKHTLEEHMRIHTGERLHGCDQCGKTFLFASYLKSHLKYHSQEKPHLCSLCGKSFKYKLSLEIHTRIHTGEKPFTCDHCGKSFRQSYSLKEHMNIHTGEKPYECDQCGRIFSRSSGLYTHMKVHSQEKPHSCSLCGKRFSLLQSLKEHLKRHTGVKDHKCLECGKSFITAADLKIHWRSHTGEKPYKCSHCDKRFRRTGHLKTHERIHTGEKPYHCTACGKSFTQISSLISHKKYNHTTTSNRTKKHHLNLSQ, encoded by the exons ATGGACG gcCTGATGGAGAAGAGTGAAGAGGAGGTGAAACATCATGTCAAAACTGGAGATAAAACTCACTCACAGACTGAAAGTATTTCTTCCCTGGAAAGAAGAGACAAGAAATGTTTCACCTGCcgtcagtgtggaaagagtttcacacacaaacatactctCGAGGAacacatgaggatccacactggagagagactGCATGGATGTGATCAATGtggcaaaacatttttgtttgctTCATACCTGAAGAGCCACCTGAAATATCATTCACAGGAGAAACCACATTTGtgttctttgtgtggaaagagttttaaatACAAACTGAGTCTTGAGATTCACACGAGgatccacaccggagagaaaccgttcacatgtgatcattGTGGGAAGAGTTTTAGACAATCATACAGTTTAAAGGAACACATGAAcatccacactggagaaaagccgtACGAATGTGATCAATGTGGCAGAATATTTTCGAGGTCTTCAGGCCTGTACACCCACATGAAAGTTCATTCACAGGAGAAACCACATTCatgttctttgtgtggaaagagATTTTCGCTGCTGCAGAGTTTAAAAGAACATCTGAAAAGACATACTGGTGTAAAAGATCATAAGTGCTTggagtgtggaaaaagttttatTACAGCTGCAGATTTGAAAATTCACTGGAGgtctcacactggagagaaaccttacaagtgttcacactgcgacaagagattcagaCGGACAGGACATCTGAAAACAcacgagaggatccacactggagagaaaccgtatcACTGCACTgcatgtgggaagagtttcactcaaataTCTTCTCTAATCAGTCATAAAAAATACAACCACA